GGTCTCGGTCGTCATAAGTTCCGAGAGATCGCTGACGTCATGGAGAGCCATGAGTTCCAGCCAGACGAGAGCTTTTCTAAGATCGCCGGCAGACCCAAGGATCAGCATATCGAGATTTTCGTCGGAGACCGAACCGGCGCATCCCTCCTGCTCAAGCACATGCTTGAGATACGGCCGCATCGTTGCTTCATCGATCGGCAGGAAGTAGAGCGGGACGCATCGCGACCGGATCGGGTCGATGATGGATGCAAGAGAGCTGGTGACGAAGATGAATCGGCAGGTCTGGCTGTACTGCTCCATGATCCGGCGAAGGGCCGCCTGGGCATCCTTTGTCAGATCGCCGGCCCCGTCGAAGATGATCAGACGAAACGGCGCCGAGAGCGGTTTTAAGGAAGCGTGCCATCTGACGATATACTTGAAGTTGGCGAGAACGGATTTGTTCTTCTGATACAGATGGGCAAACCGGTCGTTCTCTGCAAAATAGGTGTGCCCTTGCGAGAACATCACGCTCACGGGCAGCACAGTTGTATTTTCTGCGGCCGATTCGGGATAGAATTGCCGGGAGAAGACTTCGAGAGCCGAGGACTTCCCGCAGCCGCTTCGGCCGATCACCAGCAGGTGTGGGAGATTGCCGAGAGCTGCGTAGGCAGAAAGCTGCTTTACCGGACTGGTTTGTCCGATCACCTCTTCAAACGAGTGCGGGCGGTATTTTTCAATCCAGAGCATGGGAAAGGAATTCCTGAATATCCTTTACAGCCTGCCTGAGGAAATATCTTGCGTCGATTTTTGGCATGACGACGGCCTCGCCCGAGGCCTTGAGCCGGTCGCATTCCAGAGCGATGTTGGGCAGGGCACGGGTGACTTCGTCGATGATCGGCAGGGTGGCTGTTTTGGAAGTGCGGTCGATCGGGTTCAGATCGACGGTGATCACCAGTTTGCCCATCGAAACGAGGGCTTCGCACCGGTCGCCGTCTTCAAGGGGAACTAAAACGACGTCGGCCGAACCGATCCCGTCGGGACGGCAGAGACCGCGGGCATGGGGAAGGGGGACGCACCGCTCGACAGGGCCTTTGGAGACGATGCAGCCTGCCTCTTCGAGAACGTTTGTGACAAGCGCCATCCTCTCATCGGTCCGGTGAAAGAGGTTCACCTCGACCTCGGCGCCGCTTGCCTTCTGCAGCTGGGCGATCTCTTTTTCTGCGAGGGCAGCTGTGTTTCCGTTGATGGAAAGGACCGGGTGTTTTGCGGCGAGCAGAACGCGTGCGGCAAGTTTTTCGGCTTCAAGGGCCGAGGCGGATGTTTTTTCGCCGAACAGATAGTCGAAGGCTTCGCCGCGTCCGTGGGAGGTCAAACCTTCCATGGAAACGACGCCGATTTTTGCGTAACCGGCAAGCTGTTCTCTCGTGATAAGCGATTTGTATCTTGGATGGGATGCTGGGATATCAGACATAATTTTCCTCGAGAATGACAGGACCGGATCTGCTGACATGCAGTAGAATCGGTTCGCCGAACTGTTTCAAAACATTTTCAGCCGCGGGACCGACGGCAAAAACGCCGTTTCCAAGCATCATCATGGATGCGGGAACGCCTGCCGCTTTGCAGGCGGCAAGGACGGGCAGGAGGTCGGGCGGCAGAAGCCCGCTTTTTTCCGTGAAGGAGAGCGAATTCTCCATAAACTCTTCAAGGGTTGCCGGCTCGCGTTCCGGGAACGCGGTGGCGACCTGCTCCATTTTTTCATGCGAGGTGATGACGTCGTGCGTGGAGATGCCGCCAAACGAGATCGTCCAGAACTCGTCATCAGGATAGAGACGGGTCGTCACGCCCGAGATGCCCGGGTGCGTTCTAACAACGAGACCCCCGCCTGTAGCCGCGGCCACATCGCCGAGGCCGGTTCCGTGAGATACCTCGACCTCGTGGGCCGCGGTGGCGATATCCTGGGCTGTCATCTCAAGCTGAAACACGCAGTTTGCAGCTGAATACGCCGCAAGAAGTCCCGCAGCGCTCATCCCGAATCCGGCCCCAATTGGAAGATCCACGATGACCTTGACCTCGGCTGTCACGTCGAGTGAGGCAAGGACCTCCCGGATCAGCCAGTCGTCCATACTGCCGTCGCTGATCTCGATTCTAACTTCGGATGCTTCACGCATCTCGACCGTCACGCCTTTGTCGATGACGATCCCTGCGCCGAGACTCCCGGTCGTCTGGGCAGAGATGCCGTCGATCCGCTGGAAGTAGCCGGAGATATGACCCGGAGCAAACGTTATGCAAGAACGTCCCATACTTTCCCTGCTATTTCGTCTTTTGTTCCACACACCGTTTCTTTGCCGTCTTTTCGTAAAAAGACATACTCGCCGAAGGGAGAGCCCATCGTCTCAGGTTTGTTTGCAAGAACAAGGACGATATTATCGTATTCGAGAAGATGGAGTCCTTCTTCTTCTGCGTCCCTACCGAGCTTGAAGCCGACGGTTTTCACACCTTTTTCGGAGATTTTGGTTATCAGTTTTTCAAGCGGTTCGAGCGTTACGGACGCGGCCGATCCGCTTTTGATCTTGCCGTCCACCTTTTTTGGGGCAAAGTCGGAGATCGCAGCGGCCGAGAGATAATAATCCGCTCCTTTTGATTCGCGAAGGACCGCGTCGTGCATATCGGCAGCGGTGATCACCGGGACGTTTTTCACGCAGGGAACAATGCCGTGCATCGGATTCATCACGAGGGTCACCTCGGCGCCGAGCCGGAATGCCTCAAGCGCAAGCTCCTTTGCCATCGTCCCGCTGGATCTCGTCGTCAGGATCCGAACATCGTCCAGTTCTTCGCGGCATGACCCGCCGGAGATGAGGACGCGTTTGCCTGCAAGCTTCTTTGACGAGACTGCCCGCTCGGCATACAGACATATCTCTTCGATTCCGGCGATCTTTGCCTTCTCCTCTTCCATTCGCGGGGGAACAATATCAATCCCGAACTCGTTGAGGGTCTCGAGATTTTTCCTGACTGCCGGGTGGCGGTACATCGATTCATGCATCGCCGGGACGACGACGACCGGCAGACCCCGGCCGATCGCCGTGGTCGCAAAGGTCGTGATGATCGTGTCGTCGATCCCGCAGGCGATCTTTCCAACGGTGTTCGCCGTGGCCGGAGCAATCAAAAGAAGATCCGCCTCGCCTCCTTCGCCGCAGTATTTGACATGCTCGACCATGCCGGTGATCTCTGTCAGCGCCGGGTTCTGACATGCATAGGTCAGCGCATCGGGATGGATGATCCCGCACCCCGCGGGGCTGATGATGCCGGTCACTTTCGCTCCCCGGCGCCTGAGCTCGTGCGCGAGTTTGATCGTCTCGACGGTGGCGATACTGCCGCATACGCCGAGAACGATGTGGATATTGTTGAGTCTTTTCATACCAGGTTCACATCCCAGACCGAGTGCCAGAGGCGCCCCGCATACTTCTTTACTTTATGTTCGCTGATAATATACGTAAAACCTGCCCCTTCGAGGGTCTCGGTGATGTCGTTTTTCCGGTCACCGACACCATGAACATGCAGAACGGTCCCGGGCCCCGCATGGTCCAGAGCGGTTTGTAAAAATTCGGGAGCTTCGAAATGTCCCATGAGGATCCGGTCGTAGATCCCGGAAAGTTTCTCACGGCAGTCGCCGAGCTCCGGCGTGACGCGGCCCGCAAGGCCGTTCGCCTCGATATTTTTCTGCAGATAGGCAAAAGAGACTGGGTTTATTTCAACCGCATGCACATTGCCGCCGGCAAGCGCCACCGAGAGGGTAAAATAGCCGATGCCGGCAAACATGTCGGCGATCCGCTCGCCAGGCTTCACGAGAGAACGGCGCCGGAGTTTTTCGCCCCGGTTCCCTTGCGAGAACATCACCTTTGACGGGTCGAGCGTGTAGGTGATGCCGGCCTCCCGAAACGTCACGTCGTGCGGCTCGCCAAAGAGAACGACGGCCGTTGGGATGCGCATGACCCCTTCGTGGGTTGCGGCGTGAATCACACAGGCAGGATTTTCCCATGCGACGAGAGCGGCGAACTCGTCAGCTGTCGGAGCATCGCCGTGTAAAAGAAGGGTGTCTCCCATCCGCTGATAGCCGGGACCTGAGTATGGACGGCGGTCGGGGATCTCGCCGTCGAAGGGATAGCCTTCCTTCACTGGAACGAAGGCATACTCTCCTTCGCAGTAGACGCGGCGGGTCGTATCTACCCAGGGTTCACTCGCTGAGTTCTGGAGCGATCGCTTCGAAATCTTCCTGATCTTCATCTCTTCCTATCAGAACCAGCGTTTCTCCGTCACGAACGAAGAGGATGGTGTCGCCTTCCTTTGTGTCGAGCCAGGAACGCTCAGCAATCTCTTCGGTCGCTTCGGTCTTGAGGTTGAGAAAACCTAAAAGCCCGGCATCCTTGTAGATGACGACGCCCGTCTCGGGTTCGTGGATGTTTCCAAGAAGGGGATCGTTTTCATCCTCTCTGAAGGCACGGGACTGACCGGTCGCGAGATCACGGACGAAGAGGGTGTCTTTCGTCTGACGAAGGATCTGGAAGTATTCCCGGCCGTGTTTGATGATGTCGCCGCGGGAAAATCTCGGCAGACGAAGCGAGTAGGTCACCCGGTAGATGTTGATGCCGGCTTTTTGACCGACGAGTTTCGGGTGGGTGGTAAAGGAACCGCCGAGTGCCCCGCATATGTCGTGGGAGATGGCGGCTCCGATCGTCTGCGAGCTGAAGACGATGTCGATCCCGTCTTTGGTTTCGTCGATGTCCGAGACGAACGAGAGCCGGTCTCCTGCCGTCTGGAGCTGGTCTTCAACCTGATAGGCGATCTCGGCCGCACGGCGCAGTTCGAATGGGGTCGGTTTTCGTCCCGAGGCTCTGACCTGGATGACGCCTTCGTAGTAGCTTCCGGCGATCCGGCAGCACCGGTCGCACTGTTCGCGGGCCCAGACGATCTTGACTTTGGTGGTCTCTTCGAGAGGGATGCCGTACAGATTCCCGGAAACATGGACCGTAGCAAGGGACCGGTTGCTGCTCGTGTCGATGATGCTGATCTCTTTTTCGATGTCTTCGACGTCTTTGTGGAATACGATGACGCCGTTAACAAGCGACTGACCGAGGTCCTCTTTGTCGACCGCAGTGTCCGACCAGATGCCGGAGGTTTTTATGGACCCGCAGGTCGGGCAGAGAATGCACTCTGCACGGGGAGCGATGGTTACCCATACCGTGTCTTTGACCCGGCATTTGCCGCAGAGTTCGCCGTTTTCCGACGGAGCACCGCATTTGGGACAGAATCCTTGTGTGAGGCTCATTATACTCCGTAGATCTGGGCGTGGGGTACGCCTTCGATCAGCAGGCAGGATTCTATTTCGAGAAGGCCTGCTTTGATCGCTATATCGCAGACGCGTTTGCCCATCAGATTCGCGCTGCATGTGTCGGCGAGAGTTGCCAGAAGTTCCTCTTCGGTCGCTCTCGTATCGCCGTAGAAGGAGGAGTCTATTTGAACGTCGCATAAAGGACTGGTCAATGTTTTTCCCATGAGTTCAGCATCGCATGCGGCGAGGATGCTTCCCTGTCCGGGGATATTGTGTATCTTGAGGTACATTGCTGTAATACATTTAGTGCTGATGGGTAAATAAGCAGTTGGCGGGCGGGGGCCGATAGGCCCCTTAGCGGAGCAAAACGAAGGTTTGCGATTGCGGGTCGACGGCATTGCCGGCGACCTTAGCTGAGGCGGGAGGAGCCGACAGGCTCGTCCAAAGCTGAGCAAAGCTTTGATTTGCGACCAAGTCGAGAGACTTGCGAGCGGCGGGCCGACCAAACACCAAAATACGCAAAAAGATCAACATCAAAAAATGGAACGTTACTTTTAGTCAAGTGCCGTACGAAGGGCACATATTTGTGTGTAAAGTGGAGGGATATCATGTAATGCGAGATCCCAGATGTCTTTTCAAATAAATCATATCAATTAGCTGCTGTCCGTCTTCATACATAGCATGGTCGTAATTATCTACAAAAAAATTTTTAACAACGTGCGACTTTACAAATCCACATTTTTCGTAGAAACGAAGTATCGTAGGACTATCGCCCGTTCCAACATATAATTCGCTACCAGACTTATTGTAGTAATCAACAATAAAGGCAATTAGCTTTTGTCCATACCCTTTCCTTTGATATTTGGGAACGGTAACAATATTCTTGAGTTCAAACATACCTGCCTGCTCTTGTGTAATAACGCAAATTGCCCTAACATCATCATCATACAAAGCGAACATATCACCACGATATAAGTATTTTTCTATCATACTTACCTGTTCATCTGCAATAAGCAGCAATTCCATATATTTCGCCTTGTCGTTATCATTGATTTTTACAATGTTCATTTGATTTTTTCCCTTTCCATTTTCTATCCTCTCCGCAAATCCATTATATCATTTTTTGTCCATCGCATGTAATGAGGTTTTGCCTCTTATGGGTAGGGTGAGCCAATAAGGCCCGCCCTCAGCGGAGGCGGGGGCCTGTAGGTCCCTTAGCCGATCAAGGCTTTGCCTTACGATCAAATCATTGATTTGCGACGCGGCGGGGAATCTTCTTTTTGGATTTGGAAAAAGTGATTCACTTTTTTGTGGGAGCGTGTATCAAATTCATGTATGAAATGAGTGTGGATACATGAGAAAAACCAACCGCGAATCGGCGCAAATCCAGCCCTTCGGGCTCCCAGAATCGGATTTGCTTATCCTCACTCTCGCAATCCAGCTTTGCTGTCTTGCTCATCCCTCATCGGGAACGTTCGGGCAAATCCTGTCGCCGCCCCGGCGGCTCAGCTACTATTTTTAGAATTTCTTCTTTTTTCTTATTTGATGATGTTGAAAAATCACTACTTAGGATGCTTAGATATCAATATTTTGCGTCAGGAGACGTTGAGCTGTTGATTCAAGTGTAAATCTCATTTCATATTTCCCCTTTGTCAATCTTGATGTTGATATATTCAATTCGAATACATTTACCTGATCACGGCCAGCGATAATGTTGAATTCATCTTTCAATACTACATTTGCACGAGGTTTGGTTGTCACTCTTGAAATGAAGGTATTTTGCTTTTCTTTAGAGACTAACTCAAATAGAACTGTGGTTCCTGGTGCCTGATTTGTCACTCCTCTGAGACGAAGTGTGCCGTCTAATATCGTGGGTTGATAAAGTTCAAAAAATGGTTTTCTACAGAAAAATGTGAGTTTTACATAAATATCATGTTTTGTTTTGTTGTCAATAAGATGACAAAGTTCTTCTGGCAAATTAACAGTGGCATTATTATCCTTATCCAAAATAATTGACGGTGTAAATGAACCATCTTCATGACAAAGTCCAATTTTCCACTCATTCAAATCAAATCTTGATAACTGAACAGTATCTCCCGACTTAATTATTGACATTTGAATAATTAGGAAATACTGTACATCAGGAGTTAGAGTTTTTACAAGATCGTAGGGAAAAACATAAACATAGTTATCATCCTCATATACACTAACAAAAAATTGTTTTACAAGTTTATCTTTTGTACACAACCAAAATGTGAGTCTACCTTGGTTGGTTATGGCTTTTCCCCTAACATAGGTATATCCACCAAGAACGAGATCATGGTAATTACACGTCGCAGATAAATACGGTTTTTTTACAGAAACATTACATGTATCATACCCATTAGATTCTTCTCTCTCTTTGTCCTGCATTGGATATGATGATACGAGGAATATGTACGTTCCTGTATCCAGTCCTTTTATTTGCGAAGGATCAACCGCGACACGCCATGTCCCATCCTTAAGCACAGGAATCTTGAGACTATATTCTTCAGATTGCGTTAACGGAAGTAATTCTTCTTCAGGATAAGGAAATGCAGAGTGTTGCGTTTTATTGTTTAGAAGATAGAGATACACATACCCGGGTTTCGATTTTGTTGATGTCCCCTGGAAAATAACAGATTCTGTGGAATAGATGGAGGATTTGTCTGATACAATTGTAATTGTTCCCTGATTTTTAGATTCTTCGACCGTTCGGTCCAAGAGCACAGTGACTTGATTCGTAACATCTCTACATACATATTCGACTAATTTTGTGACGTTTTCAAATCTCTCGATAGTGTGATTTTTCATCACTTTATTTTTGAATTCTTCGAGTTTTTTTTGCATCATCTCCTCTATCTACGTAAATAGGATGAACTTTTGCTTCTTTTTCATTAATGCAGTAGGCAAGTACCCTCATCCCTTTTTTTACGGCTGCCTCATATTCTATTTCTGTGTATGATTTTCCAGTATATGGGCTATTTCTTCCTTCATCACAGGAATATGAAGTCCCATATCGCATTCCTAGAATTAAAACAAATAGTTTTGCTTCATCTAATACGTTCAGACATGTTTCCAATGGTGGTTCTGGTTTCGCACCAAAAAATTCCATTGCTTTTGGATCCAATCCCATTTCTTGAAGTAACAGATTGACGGCATTTCGCTCTTCTTCTAGACCAACCTTTGGTGAACTTACAAATACTGGGATGTAGGTATTTTTAAATCGGTTTTCTTCACCAATTGTATTTTTAATAATCTCTTCGATATTCACTTCAGGGTTTAATTTTGAGGTTGGATCGTCACTTCTAATCATTATATCACATAGCCCACTCTATTCAAAGATATAGATGTGCTATATCGGTTCGAATTATCATAAATGTATTTGGAAGAAAGAGGGGTGATTATTCTGATGATTTTTACGGGAAACAGATATCTGAGAGAAATGATGGAGATATATAATATGGAGCCGCTGGAGCGGCGACAGGATTTGCCCGAACGGTCCCGATGAAGGGATGAGCAAGACAGCGAAGCTGGATTGCGAGAGTGAGGATAAGCAAATCCGATTCTGGGAGCCCGAAGGGCGGGATTCGCGCCGATTCGCGGTTGGATTTATTTCATGCGTCAATATTTATCGCATGCACGAAATCAACGTACACTCCCGCAAAAAAGAGAATCCGCCTCCTGAACGCAAAAATAGGATGTCCCACCGCGAGCCGACTCGCAAGGCAAAGCCTTGCTCGGCTGAGGTCGTCGACTTCGTCTCCGACCGGCCTCAGCTAAGGCCGCCCCTACGTGGAAGCCCGCCCACACCAAATGACCTCATCCTCGGTCACGACATAATCCATCCGGGCATCGAACGGCTCCGTCGGGATCGAGTCGACCTCCTGACAGGCATACGCCATCCCAATTCTTGGGATATCAGGATTTGCTTCAAAAAAGCGGTCATAATATCCCGCACCATATCCCAGCCTGTGCCCCTTTCGGTCGAACCCCACCATCGGGACAAGGACCGCGTCGATCGAAGATGCCGGGGCGGGTTTTTCATGGGTGAGCGGTTCCGGGACTCGGAACGTGCCCGGCTCCAGCTGGTCCATCGAGGTGAGATACGAGAGCCGAAGCGTGTGGGTCTCTTTCTCGATGATCGGGACGACCACCGTCTTCCCTTCTTCCAGGAGGCAGTTCACGATCACCATCGACTCCACCTCAGGATCCTTCGCGATGTAGGCAAGGACCGTATGATAGGGTTTCAAAAGTTCCTGCAGCCGGCAGGTGATATAATATCCCTTCTCCCGCCGGTCACCCAAAGACAGAGCTTCGCGTCGTTCTTTTAGTATAGTGCGAAGCTCTGCTTTCTTCGTCATTTCCGATTCGTCTTCCGGACGCGAACCGCGATCCCGCGGTTGGCACGGAGCATCTCGTCCGCACCCATCGTGGATTTTCCGGTCGCCTGATATCCTTCGCCGCCGACGAACACCTCTTCGCCCTCCCGAATCTGAGGGTCGCAGTCGGCGATTCCCGGCGCGAGGATATCTCCCTGCGGGACGAACCCGTCCGAGATCCAGACACG
The sequence above is a segment of the uncultured Methanocorpusculum sp. genome. Coding sequences within it:
- a CDS encoding DUF424 domain-containing protein, whose translation is MYLKIHNIPGQGSILAACDAELMGKTLTSPLCDVQIDSSFYGDTRATEEELLATLADTCSANLMGKRVCDIAIKAGLLEIESCLLIEGVPHAQIYGV
- a CDS encoding GNAT family N-acetyltransferase, with translation MNIVKINDNDKAKYMELLLIADEQVSMIEKYLYRGDMFALYDDDVRAICVITQEQAGMFELKNIVTVPKYQRKGYGQKLIAFIVDYYNKSGSELYVGTGDSPTILRFYEKCGFVKSHVVKNFFVDNYDHAMYEDGQQLIDMIYLKRHLGSRIT
- the coaBC gene encoding bifunctional phosphopantothenoylcysteine decarboxylase/phosphopantothenate--cysteine ligase CoaBC; its protein translation is MKRLNNIHIVLGVCGSIATVETIKLAHELRRRGAKVTGIISPAGCGIIHPDALTYACQNPALTEITGMVEHVKYCGEGGEADLLLIAPATANTVGKIACGIDDTIITTFATTAIGRGLPVVVVPAMHESMYRHPAVRKNLETLNEFGIDIVPPRMEEEKAKIAGIEEICLYAERAVSSKKLAGKRVLISGGSCREELDDVRILTTRSSGTMAKELALEAFRLGAEVTLVMNPMHGIVPCVKNVPVITAADMHDAVLRESKGADYYLSAAAISDFAPKKVDGKIKSGSAASVTLEPLEKLITKISEKGVKTVGFKLGRDAEEEGLHLLEYDNIVLVLANKPETMGSPFGEYVFLRKDGKETVCGTKDEIAGKVWDVLA
- a CDS encoding 5-formyltetrahydrofolate cyclo-ligase, with the protein product MTKKAELRTILKERREALSLGDRREKGYYITCRLQELLKPYHTVLAYIAKDPEVESMVIVNCLLEEGKTVVVPIIEKETHTLRLSYLTSMDQLEPGTFRVPEPLTHEKPAPASSIDAVLVPMVGFDRKGHRLGYGAGYYDRFFEANPDIPRIGMAYACQEVDSIPTEPFDARMDYVVTEDEVIWCGRAST
- a CDS encoding replication protein C, whose protein sequence is MLWIEKYRPHSFEEVIGQTSPVKQLSAYAALGNLPHLLVIGRSGCGKSSALEVFSRQFYPESAAENTTVLPVSVMFSQGHTYFAENDRFAHLYQKNKSVLANFKYIVRWHASLKPLSAPFRLIIFDGAGDLTKDAQAALRRIMEQYSQTCRFIFVTSSLASIIDPIRSRCVPLYFLPIDEATMRPYLKHVLEQEGCAGSVSDENLDMLILGSAGDLRKALVWLELMALHDVSDLSELMTTETGELSAAAVLAAGRSDFSTAQKIVENLQIEYGMNAGDVLRSLRSCLIGNITPELALLFSKAEITLVEGQNEYLQMNVFVAELTELLSAPCA
- a CDS encoding DUF4062 domain-containing protein, with the translated sequence MIRSDDPTSKLNPEVNIEEIIKNTIGEENRFKNTYIPVFVSSPKVGLEEERNAVNLLLQEMGLDPKAMEFFGAKPEPPLETCLNVLDEAKLFVLILGMRYGTSYSCDEGRNSPYTGKSYTEIEYEAAVKKGMRVLAYCINEKEAKVHPIYVDRGDDAKKTRRIQK
- a CDS encoding SAM-dependent methyltransferase, coding for MKIRKISKRSLQNSASEPWVDTTRRVYCEGEYAFVPVKEGYPFDGEIPDRRPYSGPGYQRMGDTLLLHGDAPTADEFAALVAWENPACVIHAATHEGVMRIPTAVVLFGEPHDVTFREAGITYTLDPSKVMFSQGNRGEKLRRRSLVKPGERIADMFAGIGYFTLSVALAGGNVHAVEINPVSFAYLQKNIEANGLAGRVTPELGDCREKLSGIYDRILMGHFEAPEFLQTALDHAGPGTVLHVHGVGDRKNDITETLEGAGFTYIISEHKVKKYAGRLWHSVWDVNLV
- a CDS encoding 60S ribosomal export protein NMD3 encodes the protein MSLTQGFCPKCGAPSENGELCGKCRVKDTVWVTIAPRAECILCPTCGSIKTSGIWSDTAVDKEDLGQSLVNGVIVFHKDVEDIEKEISIIDTSSNRSLATVHVSGNLYGIPLEETTKVKIVWAREQCDRCCRIAGSYYEGVIQVRASGRKPTPFELRRAAEIAYQVEDQLQTAGDRLSFVSDIDETKDGIDIVFSSQTIGAAISHDICGALGGSFTTHPKLVGQKAGINIYRVTYSLRLPRFSRGDIIKHGREYFQILRQTKDTLFVRDLATGQSRAFREDENDPLLGNIHEPETGVVIYKDAGLLGFLNLKTEATEEIAERSWLDTKEGDTILFVRDGETLVLIGRDEDQEDFEAIAPELSE
- a CDS encoding GHMP kinase, translating into MGRSCITFAPGHISGYFQRIDGISAQTTGSLGAGIVIDKGVTVEMREASEVRIEISDGSMDDWLIREVLASLDVTAEVKVIVDLPIGAGFGMSAAGLLAAYSAANCVFQLEMTAQDIATAAHEVEVSHGTGLGDVAAATGGGLVVRTHPGISGVTTRLYPDDEFWTISFGGISTHDVITSHEKMEQVATAFPEREPATLEEFMENSLSFTEKSGLLPPDLLPVLAACKAAGVPASMMMLGNGVFAVGPAAENVLKQFGEPILLHVSRSGPVILEENYV
- a CDS encoding 4-phosphopantoate--beta-alanine ligase, with the translated sequence MSDIPASHPRYKSLITREQLAGYAKIGVVSMEGLTSHGRGEAFDYLFGEKTSASALEAEKLAARVLLAAKHPVLSINGNTAALAEKEIAQLQKASGAEVEVNLFHRTDERMALVTNVLEEAGCIVSKGPVERCVPLPHARGLCRPDGIGSADVVLVPLEDGDRCEALVSMGKLVITVDLNPIDRTSKTATLPIIDEVTRALPNIALECDRLKASGEAVVMPKIDARYFLRQAVKDIQEFLSHALD